A region from the Penaeus monodon isolate SGIC_2016 chromosome 17, NSTDA_Pmon_1, whole genome shotgun sequence genome encodes:
- the LOC119583843 gene encoding protein arginine N-methyltransferase 1-like — protein MEAYDDMPPLEDDDVEVVTSPESSETMDSVQNTSDALPNGRHIATSCEDEDNDDDDDGNEEDWEEMEENTEEKIQCLFCKEEVLSINKSLTHIKEKHDFDIASFISKLNLDQIGFIKLINYIRKENPAPKQLIQEKPEKWECDSYMKPVDASDSWLMFDVEELTSQEEQSTSMTVDPTTLQARCDEFQEIIEKQRETMTRMLQAAHANSTIDNEKPMRTVGDIRPEEDEGYFNSYAHFDIHHEMLSDRVRTESYRDAILKNASLFKGKRVLDLGCGTSILSMFSAKAGANVTGVDMSDVIYKAMDIVKENNLEDVIKLHKGKLEDLEFEHKFDYIVSEWMGYFLLFEGMLDSVLYARDKHLAEGGLLLPNRCTMHLVGMEDEEAFHKYVSFWDDVYGFKMTCMKGDVVKEANTDIIKEEKIITSSDTILDLDLMTITPSDTEFTSKFSLTVQRDGLLTGFVGYFDTYFEMPTPVFFSTGPHATPTHWKQTVFYLPEPYNVKKDEVINGVISVRRKRREIRSLDVGISFNNKKFKYLVE, from the exons ATGGAAGCGTATGACGATATGCCGCCTTTGGAAGATGATGATGTAGAAGTGGTCACATCACCTGAGTCTTCGGAAACAATGGATTCAGTTCAGAACACATCAGATGCACTTCCAAATGGAAGGCACATAGCCACATCATGCGAagacgaagataatgatgatgatgatgatggtaatgaagaagactgggaagaaatggaggagaacaCGGAGGAAAAGATACAGTGCCTCTTTTGTAAAGAGGAGGTTCTTTCTATCAACAAAAGCTTAACTCATATCAAGGAAAAACATGATTTTGACATAGCTTCTTTTATCAGCAAATTAAACTTGGACCAGATAGGTTTTATCAAACTTATcaattatataagaaaagaaaacccaGCCCCCAAACAGCTCATACAAGAAAAGCCAGAAAAGTGGGAATGTGACAGTTACATGAAGCCTGTAGATGCCAGTGATTCTTGGTTAATGTTTG ATGTTGAAGAACTTACCAGTCAGGAGGAGCAGAGCACTAGCATGACTGTAGATCCCACAACACTTCAGGCCAGATGTGATGAATTCCAGGAGATCATTGAAAAGCAGCGTGAAACAATGACAAGAATGTTGCAGGCAGCTCATGCCAACAGTACG ATTGATAATGAGAAACCTATGAGAACAGTGGGAGACATAAGACCTGAGGAGGATGAAGGCTACTTCAACTCTTACGCTCATTTTGACATCCACCATGAAATGTTGTCA GACCGGGTAAGAACTGAATCCTATAGAGATGCCATCCTAAAAAATGCCTCACTCTTTAAAGGCAAAAGGGTGCTGGACCTCGGCTGTGGGACCTCCATTTTGTCCATGTTCTCGGCTAAAGCTGGAGCGAATGTCACTGGTGTGGATATGTCCGATGTAATATACAAAGCAATGGACATAGTGAA GGAGAACAATTTAGAAGATGTTATCAAACTGCACAAAGGAAAGCTTGAAGACTTAGAATTTGAGCATAAGTTTGACTACATTGTATCTGAATGGATGGGGTACTTCCTGCTATTTGAAGGTATGCTGGATTCAGTCCTTTATGCCAGAGACAAGCACCTCGCCGAGGGAGGTCTCCTGCTGCCAAATAGATGCACGATGCACCTTGTTGGGATGGAAGATGAAG AGGCCTTCCATAAGTATGTCAGTTTTTGGGATGATGTCTATGGTTTCAAGATGACATGCATGAAGGGAGATGTTGTTAAAGAAGCAAACACTGACATAATCAAAGAGGAGAAAATTATTACATCTTCAG acaCAATTCTTGACCTGGATCTCATGACAATTACTCCCAGTGACACAGAGTTCACTTCCAAATTTTCACTAACAGTCCAAAGAGATGGTTTGCTGACAGGATTTGTTGGATATTTTGACACTTACTTTGAGATGCCAACTCCAGTTTTCTTCTCCACTGGTCCACATGCAACCCCAACACACTGGAAACAGACAGTGTTCTACCTTCCAGAGCCTTATAATGTCAAAAAAG